In a single window of the Pelagibacterium sp. 26DY04 genome:
- a CDS encoding ActR/PrrA/RegA family redox response regulator transcription factor, whose protein sequence is MTDIADLPETERTLLLVDDDKPFLTRLERAMEKRGFTVTIADTVAGGLAAVKAHPPAFAVVDLRLEDGNGLEVVKALHESRVDARAVVLTGYGNIATAVTAVKLGAVDYLAKPADADDIVKALLANEETKPEPPDNPMSADRVRWEHIQRVYELCDRNVSETARRLNMHRRTLQRILAKRAPR, encoded by the coding sequence ATGACCGACATTGCAGACCTTCCCGAAACCGAGCGCACGCTGCTTCTGGTCGATGACGACAAGCCGTTTCTGACCCGGCTCGAGCGCGCCATGGAAAAACGCGGCTTTACCGTCACCATCGCCGATACGGTGGCCGGCGGACTTGCCGCCGTCAAAGCGCATCCTCCGGCCTTTGCTGTGGTGGATCTAAGGCTCGAGGACGGCAACGGGCTCGAAGTGGTCAAGGCCCTGCATGAAAGCCGGGTCGATGCCCGCGCCGTCGTGCTGACCGGCTATGGCAACATCGCCACCGCGGTCACCGCGGTCAAGCTCGGGGCCGTCGACTATCTTGCCAAGCCCGCCGATGCCGACGATATCGTCAAGGCTTTGCTGGCCAATGAGGAAACCAAGCCCGAGCCCCCCGACAATCCCATGTCCGCCGATCGGGTGCGCTGGGAGCATATCCAGCGCGTTTACGAGCTTTGCGACCGCAATGTCTCGGAAACCGCCCGCCGGCTCAACATGCACCGGCGCACGCTGCAGCGCATCCTCGCCAAGCGCGCCCCGCGATAA
- a CDS encoding ActS/PrrB/RegB family redox-sensitive histidine kinase, whose protein sequence is MDRDHKQQNYMTDAIETAATPPRSANPMRLETLVLLRWLAISGQLISVVFARYGLGYQLPLGACLVLIGLSVLLNAGLLIRYGPGHRPSTRLAFLQLAYDSLQLGGLLYLTGGLGNPFAILLLAPVSVSASTLATRETIWLGCLVAAIASALALFHLPLPWEAGSAFQPPRIYLTGVWVAILCAVAFVAGYTNKVAHEARQLVDALTITELALSRQQQLSALDGLAAATAHELGTPLATIALAAKEIRRDHGEGELAEDLDLIMDQVARCRAILGKLRNLRPSGSDLFDTATLSDIVAELAKVHEAPAAMEGKGITLAQSLAQEDEPVIARNVALLYGLGNLIENAVQFARVEVTIRAVWDGRRVMIAITDDGPGFPPDLLSRLGEPYLTTRTRDRDDPRNPDGAGGLGLGVFIAKTLLERTGATLRFYNAKASGHACVEISWPRDALARSV, encoded by the coding sequence ATGGATCGCGACCACAAGCAGCAAAATTATATGACCGACGCCATAGAAACCGCCGCCACCCCGCCCCGCAGCGCCAATCCCATGCGGCTCGAAACCCTGGTTCTGCTGCGTTGGCTGGCCATTTCCGGACAGTTGATCTCGGTGGTTTTCGCCCGATACGGGCTCGGCTATCAGCTTCCTCTGGGCGCCTGCCTGGTTCTTATCGGGCTGTCGGTTCTGCTCAACGCTGGGCTTTTGATCCGCTACGGGCCGGGGCACAGGCCGTCGACCCGGCTGGCCTTCCTGCAATTGGCCTATGATAGCCTGCAGCTTGGCGGGCTGCTCTATCTGACCGGCGGGCTGGGTAATCCCTTCGCCATTCTGCTTCTTGCCCCCGTTTCCGTTTCCGCTTCGACGCTGGCGACGCGCGAAACCATCTGGCTCGGCTGCCTGGTCGCCGCCATTGCCAGTGCGCTGGCGCTGTTTCACCTGCCCCTGCCCTGGGAGGCGGGGAGCGCTTTTCAGCCGCCGCGCATCTATCTGACCGGCGTTTGGGTGGCGATCCTATGCGCTGTGGCGTTCGTTGCCGGTTATACCAACAAGGTAGCCCATGAAGCGCGCCAGCTCGTCGACGCGCTCACCATCACCGAGCTTGCCCTTTCCCGTCAGCAGCAACTTTCAGCCCTCGACGGGCTGGCGGCGGCGACGGCGCACGAATTGGGAACGCCGCTGGCAACGATCGCGCTGGCCGCCAAGGAAATCCGCCGTGACCATGGCGAGGGGGAACTGGCCGAAGACCTCGACCTCATCATGGACCAGGTGGCGCGCTGCCGAGCCATCCTGGGAAAATTGCGCAATCTGCGCCCGTCGGGCTCGGACCTTTTCGATACCGCCACGCTCTCGGATATCGTCGCCGAACTTGCCAAGGTGCACGAGGCTCCGGCCGCCATGGAAGGCAAGGGGATAACGCTTGCCCAGTCCCTCGCCCAGGAGGACGAGCCGGTGATCGCCCGCAATGTGGCGCTGCTTTACGGGCTCGGAAACCTCATCGAGAACGCCGTGCAATTTGCCAGGGTCGAGGTGACCATCCGCGCCGTGTGGGACGGACGACGGGTGATGATCGCCATCACCGATGACGGGCCGGGCTTTCCGCCCGACCTTTTAAGCCGGCTCGGGGAACCCTATCTAACCACAAGGACCCGCGACCGCGACGATCCACGCAATCCCGACGGTGCCGGAGGGCTGGGACTGGGCGTATTCATCGCCAAGACCCTGCTGGAGCGAACCGGAGCCACGCTGCGGTTTTACAACGCCAAGGCGAGCGGGCACGCCTGTGTCGAGATCAGTTGGCCTCGCGATGCGCTGGCGCGGAGCGTTTAA
- a CDS encoding DUF2852 domain-containing protein, protein MNTAMIKPAWSPLTIALMVLGFIIFWPLGMAVLAYILWGEYFGGSREKAESWIANQKHSFKSRGGCGHRGYHRSATGNAAFDEYRDEQLKRLEEERRKLDEDRAAFEEYLANLHKARDREEFDRFMRDRNANRPSEGGEGDERQGY, encoded by the coding sequence ATGAACACCGCAATGATCAAACCTGCATGGTCGCCGCTCACCATCGCCCTGATGGTGCTTGGCTTCATCATCTTCTGGCCCTTGGGCATGGCTGTCCTCGCCTACATTCTTTGGGGCGAATATTTCGGCGGCAGCCGCGAAAAGGCCGAGAGCTGGATCGCCAACCAGAAGCACAGCTTCAAGTCGCGCGGCGGCTGCGGCCATCGTGGCTATCACCGCTCGGCGACCGGCAACGCCGCGTTCGACGAGTACCGCGACGAGCAGCTCAAGCGCCTTGAAGAAGAACGCCGCAAGCTCGATGAGGATCGGGCTGCCTTCGAGGAATACCTAGCCAACCTGCACAAGGCCCGCGACCGCGAAGAGTTCGACCGCTTCATGCGCGACCGCAACGCCAACCGTCCCAGCGAAGGCGGTGAAGGCGACGAGCGCCAGGGCTACTAA
- a CDS encoding SprT family zinc-dependent metalloprotease produces the protein MVLKGLLGRSIPPSTQIMIDADPVTVSVRVNARARAYRLSVSPRGEPVLTVPRAGRWGEAQAFLERNRGWLANRLAKCATPYAILPGGSVPLRGTPHRLVSLAALRGLVEVVDGAAGPELHVPGGADHMRRRLVDWLKSQARGDLEAACARHAATLGVAVAGITMRDQSTRWGSCSSARTLNFNWRLILAPDFVLDYVAAHEVAHIVEMNHSPAFWRTVARTLPDYARGQAWLKANGSALMAL, from the coding sequence ATGGTGCTCAAAGGCCTGCTCGGCCGCTCCATTCCCCCATCCACCCAGATCATGATCGACGCCGACCCGGTGACGGTAAGCGTCAGGGTCAATGCCCGCGCCCGCGCGTACCGGCTCTCGGTCAGCCCGCGTGGCGAACCGGTCCTCACGGTGCCGCGCGCCGGGCGCTGGGGTGAGGCGCAGGCTTTTTTGGAACGCAATCGCGGTTGGCTGGCCAACCGGCTGGCAAAATGCGCCACCCCCTATGCCATCCTGCCCGGTGGCAGTGTGCCCTTGCGCGGTACGCCGCACAGGCTCGTGAGCCTTGCCGCGCTCAGGGGATTGGTAGAGGTCGTCGATGGCGCGGCCGGCCCCGAATTGCACGTCCCCGGCGGAGCGGATCATATGCGCCGGCGGCTCGTCGATTGGCTCAAATCCCAGGCTCGGGGTGATCTCGAAGCCGCTTGCGCCCGACACGCCGCAACCCTCGGGGTTGCGGTGGCCGGCATTACCATGCGCGATCAATCCACCCGCTGGGGCTCGTGCTCATCGGCAAGAACGCTCAATTTCAATTGGCGGCTGATCCTGGCGCCCGATTTCGTGCTCGACTATGTGGCGGCCCACGAAGTGGCTCATATCGTTGAGATGAACCACAGCCCGGCCTTCTGGCGCACCGTCGCGCGTACCCTTCCCGACTACGCCCGCGGCCAGGCCTGGCTCAAGGCCAATGGATCGGCATTGATGGCGCTTTAG
- a CDS encoding transglycosylase domain-containing protein codes for MDLRLSPDDRVDTGAQRKPRASARAASGAAKPPRGSGPRRPKSRKVKKKRSGGMKFIVGLAYFCFTMLLIGGIAVAGIVVYYGRDLGSSATWEVPQRPPNIRVLASNGQLLTNRGQTGGEAVSISELPAYVGQAVIASEDRRFYSHFGVDPIGLTSVLIESARAGEFTRGASTITQQVAKNLFLTPDQTLGRKVQEALLAVWLEQNYTKDQILELYLNRVHFGSGATGIEAAAQTYFGISARNLSLGQAAMLAGILPAPSYYNPKTHPDRARERQQLALANMVRSGFITQEQAEAAAANMDAQITTQRVAGTEYYVADWVESLMNDYLGEVNEDVVVSTTLDWELQKHAEFVIKEAVAEQGESLDFSQAAFVAMDTEGRVRALVGGVDYSASSYNRAVTARRQPGSAFKPVVYLAALQQGYTPDTLMVDEPLDYNGWSPENSNGRYIGPVLLRDALAYSINTVAARLAIAIGPENVVETAYRLGFSSNFQAVPAIALGTQEVSLLELTNAYVPFANGGYGAIPNVITRITTTDGEVLYEETPSGPGRILTDEQVGMMNDMLRTGIQAGTGTRAALGNWPMAGKTGTSQRNRDALFVGYTANFVGGVWLGNDDDSATSVYGGQVPAQIWRDIMTQAHEGLPVADLPGNYVRLQDRVAAPVQDGVPATGQPVTLDQIQPPLDGQPAQQPGQMPAQMPSGQVPLQVQQQPVQPAPQPVPVQPDDGIGTLLDGLFG; via the coding sequence ATGGATCTTCGCCTTTCCCCCGATGATCGCGTCGACACCGGCGCGCAGCGCAAGCCCAGGGCGAGCGCACGCGCCGCGTCCGGAGCGGCAAAGCCGCCCAGAGGTTCGGGACCACGGCGCCCCAAGTCGCGCAAGGTGAAAAAGAAGCGCTCGGGCGGGATGAAGTTCATCGTCGGGCTCGCTTATTTCTGCTTCACCATGCTGCTGATCGGCGGCATCGCGGTTGCCGGCATCGTCGTCTATTACGGACGGGATCTGGGTTCGTCGGCGACCTGGGAGGTTCCCCAGCGTCCTCCCAACATCCGCGTTCTCGCTTCCAACGGGCAGCTCCTCACCAATCGCGGCCAGACCGGCGGCGAGGCGGTTTCGATCAGCGAGCTTCCTGCCTATGTGGGCCAGGCGGTGATCGCCAGCGAAGACCGGCGCTTCTACAGCCATTTCGGCGTCGATCCGATCGGGCTCACCTCGGTTCTCATCGAATCCGCGCGGGCCGGGGAATTCACGCGCGGCGCCTCCACCATCACCCAGCAGGTGGCCAAGAACCTGTTTTTGACTCCCGACCAGACGCTCGGGCGCAAGGTGCAGGAGGCGTTGCTGGCGGTGTGGCTCGAACAGAACTACACCAAGGATCAGATTCTCGAACTTTATCTCAATCGGGTGCATTTCGGCTCGGGCGCGACCGGTATCGAAGCGGCGGCGCAGACCTATTTCGGCATTTCGGCGCGCAACCTCTCGCTTGGCCAGGCCGCCATGCTGGCCGGTATTCTGCCCGCGCCGAGCTATTACAATCCCAAGACGCACCCGGACCGGGCCCGGGAGCGCCAGCAATTGGCGCTCGCCAATATGGTGCGCTCGGGCTTCATCACCCAGGAACAGGCCGAAGCGGCCGCGGCCAACATGGACGCCCAGATCACCACGCAGCGTGTGGCCGGCACCGAATATTACGTTGCCGACTGGGTGGAATCGCTCATGAACGACTATCTGGGCGAGGTGAACGAGGACGTGGTGGTTTCCACCACGCTTGACTGGGAGCTGCAAAAGCACGCCGAATTCGTGATCAAGGAAGCAGTGGCCGAGCAGGGCGAGAGTCTCGACTTCTCCCAGGCGGCGTTCGTGGCCATGGACACCGAAGGGCGTGTCAGGGCCCTGGTGGGCGGGGTCGATTACAGCGCCAGTTCCTACAACCGCGCCGTCACCGCGCGCCGGCAACCGGGCTCCGCCTTCAAGCCCGTGGTCTATCTCGCGGCCCTGCAGCAGGGGTATACGCCCGACACGCTGATGGTTGACGAGCCGCTCGACTATAATGGCTGGTCACCGGAAAACTCGAATGGCCGCTATATCGGGCCCGTGCTACTGCGCGATGCGCTCGCCTATTCGATCAATACGGTCGCGGCACGCCTGGCGATCGCCATCGGTCCGGAAAACGTCGTCGAAACCGCTTATCGGCTCGGTTTTTCTTCCAATTTCCAAGCCGTGCCGGCAATTGCCTTGGGCACCCAGGAGGTTTCGCTTCTCGAGCTGACCAACGCCTACGTGCCCTTCGCTAATGGCGGCTACGGAGCTATTCCCAACGTCATCACCCGCATCACCACCACCGACGGCGAGGTTCTCTATGAGGAAACCCCGTCCGGACCGGGCCGGATTCTGACCGACGAGCAGGTGGGGATGATGAACGATATGCTCCGCACTGGCATCCAGGCGGGAACGGGAACCCGGGCAGCGCTCGGTAATTGGCCGATGGCAGGTAAGACAGGCACCTCGCAGCGCAATCGCGACGCGCTGTTCGTGGGGTACACGGCCAATTTCGTTGGCGGCGTCTGGCTCGGCAATGACGATGATTCCGCGACAAGCGTTTATGGCGGTCAGGTTCCGGCCCAGATCTGGCGCGATATCATGACCCAGGCTCATGAGGGCCTTCCGGTTGCAGACCTTCCGGGCAATTACGTGCGGCTGCAGGATCGGGTCGCCGCCCCGGTGCAGGATGGCGTTCCGGCGACGGGCCAGCCGGTGACCCTCGATCAGATCCAGCCTCCGCTGGACGGACAGCCGGCCCAGCAGCCGGGCCAGATGCCCGCGCAAATGCCGAGCGGTCAGGTGCCGTTGCAGGTGCAGCAGCAGCCCGTCCAGCCGGCGCCCCAACCGGTGCCGGTCCAGCCCGACGACGGCATCGGAACCCTGCTCGACGGTCTCTTCGGCTGA
- the gyrB gene encoding DNA topoisomerase (ATP-hydrolyzing) subunit B, giving the protein MSDTPPTPSNADYGADSIKVLKGLDAVRKRPGMYIGDTDDGTGLHHMVYEVVDNAIDEALAGHADLVTVTLNADGSVTVIDNGRGIPTGIHKEEGISAAEVIMTQLHAGGKFDQNSYKVSGGLHGVGVSVVNALSVWLKMKIRRDGGIFTMSFTHGVADAPLEKVGDYVEDKQPGVYDGRSGTEITFMPSSETFTMVEFDYKTLEHRLRELAFLNSGVHIILRDNRHPEVVETDMMYEGGLEAFVKYLDKNKSALLDNPISLSSEKDGITVEVALWWNDSYHENVLCFTNNIPQRDGGTHLAGLRGALTRQVTSYADQSGVLKREKVALTGDDTREGLTCVLSVKVPDPKFSSQTKDKLVSSEVRPVVENVVNDKLNQWFEEHPSEAKAIVTKVAEAAAAREAARKARELTRRKSALEISSLPGKLADCQERDPAKAEIFIVEGDSAGGSAKQGRDRATQAVLPLRGKILNVERARFDRMISSDQVGTLITALGTGIGREEFNPDKLRYHKIIIMTDADVDGAHIRTLLLTFFYRQTPELIERGHIYIAQPPLYKVTRGRSEQYLKDERAREDYLLSGGSEDAVLTTRAGSTHAGGDLLGIVEQARDLHHLIENQNARYNRQMIEQAAVVGALDPQAMENPEAAQSLADRVANRLNRMSDETERTWEGRLDGEGGYVFSRVVRGVTETHILDAALLGSADARKLRNLAGKLDEIYGGVPVLTRKEQTHEVYGPRSLFSIVMAAGGKGVSMQRYKGLGEMNAEQLWETTMDPNARTLLQVQIKETDDADSIFTQLMGDLVEPRRDFIQDNALAVSNLDI; this is encoded by the coding sequence ATGAGCGATACGCCCCCGACCCCCTCCAACGCAGACTATGGCGCGGATTCGATCAAGGTTCTCAAGGGCCTGGACGCAGTCCGGAAACGCCCGGGCATGTATATCGGGGACACCGACGACGGCACCGGCCTGCACCACATGGTCTACGAGGTGGTCGACAACGCCATCGACGAGGCCCTGGCCGGCCACGCCGATCTCGTCACGGTGACGCTCAATGCCGACGGGTCGGTGACCGTCATCGACAACGGGCGCGGCATTCCCACGGGAATCCATAAGGAAGAGGGGATCTCGGCAGCCGAAGTGATCATGACCCAGCTCCATGCGGGCGGCAAATTCGACCAGAATTCCTATAAGGTTTCCGGCGGTTTGCACGGCGTGGGCGTCTCGGTGGTGAACGCGCTTTCGGTGTGGTTGAAAATGAAGATCCGCCGCGACGGCGGCATCTTCACCATGAGCTTCACCCATGGGGTGGCCGACGCACCGCTCGAGAAGGTGGGCGACTATGTCGAGGACAAGCAGCCCGGCGTCTATGACGGTCGCTCGGGCACCGAAATCACCTTCATGCCCTCGAGCGAGACCTTCACCATGGTCGAGTTCGACTACAAGACGCTCGAGCACCGCCTGCGCGAGCTGGCGTTCTTGAATTCCGGCGTTCACATCATCCTGCGCGACAACCGGCATCCGGAAGTCGTCGAGACCGACATGATGTATGAAGGCGGGCTGGAAGCCTTCGTCAAATATCTCGACAAGAACAAATCCGCCCTGCTCGACAACCCTATTTCCCTCTCTTCGGAAAAGGACGGGATCACCGTGGAAGTGGCGCTGTGGTGGAACGACAGCTACCACGAAAACGTCCTGTGCTTTACCAACAACATCCCCCAGCGCGACGGCGGCACCCACCTTGCGGGCCTGCGCGGCGCGCTGACGCGGCAGGTGACCTCCTATGCCGACCAGTCAGGGGTTTTGAAGCGCGAAAAAGTGGCGCTGACCGGCGACGACACTCGTGAGGGGCTGACCTGCGTGCTGTCGGTCAAGGTCCCCGACCCCAAATTCTCGTCCCAGACCAAGGACAAGCTGGTGTCCTCGGAAGTCCGGCCCGTGGTTGAAAACGTCGTCAACGACAAGCTCAACCAATGGTTCGAGGAACATCCGTCCGAAGCCAAAGCCATCGTCACCAAGGTTGCCGAGGCCGCCGCGGCACGCGAGGCGGCGCGCAAGGCGCGGGAATTGACCCGTCGCAAATCGGCGCTGGAAATCTCCTCGCTGCCTGGAAAACTCGCCGACTGCCAGGAGCGCGATCCGGCCAAGGCGGAAATCTTTATCGTCGAGGGCGATTCGGCCGGCGGTTCGGCCAAGCAGGGCCGCGATCGTGCGACCCAGGCGGTGCTGCCGCTGCGCGGCAAGATCCTGAACGTCGAGCGCGCCCGGTTCGACCGGATGATCTCGTCCGATCAGGTGGGGACGCTGATCACGGCATTGGGCACCGGCATCGGGCGCGAGGAATTCAATCCCGACAAGCTCCGCTACCACAAGATCATCATCATGACCGACGCCGACGTCGACGGCGCCCACATCCGTACGCTGCTCTTGACGTTCTTTTACCGCCAGACGCCCGAATTGATCGAGCGCGGGCACATCTACATCGCCCAGCCCCCGCTCTATAAGGTGACTCGAGGGCGTTCGGAGCAATATCTCAAGGACGAGCGGGCTCGGGAGGACTATCTGCTTTCCGGCGGCAGCGAGGACGCGGTACTGACAACGCGCGCCGGATCGACCCATGCCGGCGGCGATCTGCTCGGAATCGTCGAGCAGGCGCGCGATCTTCACCATCTGATCGAGAACCAGAACGCGCGCTACAATCGCCAGATGATTGAACAGGCCGCCGTGGTGGGCGCGCTCGACCCGCAGGCCATGGAAAATCCCGAAGCCGCGCAATCGCTGGCCGACCGGGTCGCCAACCGGCTCAACCGCATGTCGGACGAGACCGAGCGCACCTGGGAAGGCCGGCTGGACGGGGAAGGCGGCTATGTCTTCTCGCGCGTCGTGCGCGGGGTGACCGAGACCCACATCCTTGATGCCGCGCTGCTCGGCTCGGCCGATGCGCGCAAATTGCGCAATCTGGCTGGCAAGCTCGACGAGATCTATGGCGGCGTGCCGGTGCTCACGCGCAAGGAGCAAACCCACGAGGTTTACGGTCCGCGGTCGCTGTTTTCCATCGTCATGGCCGCGGGCGGCAAGGGCGTCTCAATGCAGCGCTATAAAGGGCTGGGCGAAATGAACGCCGAGCAACTCTGGGAGACCACCATGGATCCCAATGCGCGCACCCTGCTGCAGGTCCAGATCAAGGAAACCGACGACGCAGATTCGATCTTCACCCAATTGATGGGCGATCTGGTCGAGCCGCGGCGCGATTTCATCCAGGACAATGCGCTGGCGGTTTCCAACCTCGACATTTGA
- the recF gene encoding DNA replication/repair protein RecF (All proteins in this family for which functions are known are DNA-binding proteins that assist the filamentation of RecA onto DNA for the initiation of recombination or recombinational repair.), translated as MADTERYISRLRLTGFRNYASAALDLDHRHVVLTGENGAGKTNLIEAISLLAPGRGLRRAAFDALGTVGGDGPWAVAASVETPFGPVDIGTGTSQDASARRVRINGANARSVEEMSEHLRVLWLTPSMDGLFTGPAGERRRFLDRLVTTLHPGHSSAVNDFEKAMRQRNRLLEDNGDPAWLSAIEAQMAELASAIHFARADSLDHLQALMATSVADTGFPEALLAITPLIESEIPQTASGLEAALAGLWRDSRALDRAAGRTTSGPHRIDLDVTHAPKAMPAGLCSTGEQKALLIGLILVHARLVAQRTGIAPILLLDEIAAHLDPVRRRALFDALDRLGTQCWMTGTDPVLFADLGARAQHFTVAGGAVRSAS; from the coding sequence ATGGCTGACACAGAGCGCTACATCTCCCGCCTGCGCCTCACCGGCTTTCGCAACTATGCCTCGGCCGCGCTCGATCTCGATCATCGCCATGTGGTGCTCACGGGCGAAAACGGGGCGGGGAAAACCAATCTCATCGAAGCCATTTCGCTCCTGGCGCCTGGACGCGGGTTGCGGCGGGCAGCGTTCGACGCCCTGGGAACCGTGGGCGGAGACGGCCCCTGGGCCGTGGCGGCGAGCGTCGAGACCCCGTTCGGGCCGGTCGATATCGGCACGGGCACCAGCCAGGATGCGAGCGCCCGGCGCGTGCGGATCAATGGCGCCAATGCCAGAAGCGTCGAGGAGATGAGCGAACACCTGCGCGTGCTCTGGCTCACCCCGTCGATGGATGGACTGTTCACCGGCCCGGCCGGCGAGCGGCGGCGCTTTCTCGACCGGCTGGTGACGACGCTCCATCCAGGTCATTCGAGCGCTGTCAACGATTTCGAAAAGGCCATGCGCCAGCGCAACCGGCTGCTCGAGGACAATGGCGATCCCGCCTGGCTCTCGGCCATCGAGGCGCAGATGGCCGAACTGGCCAGCGCCATTCATTTCGCGCGCGCCGATTCGCTCGATCATCTGCAGGCATTGATGGCGACCAGCGTCGCCGATACCGGGTTTCCCGAGGCGCTGCTCGCCATCACCCCGTTGATCGAGAGCGAAATTCCCCAGACCGCGAGCGGGCTGGAAGCGGCGCTGGCCGGGCTCTGGCGCGACAGCCGCGCCCTTGATCGGGCGGCCGGACGCACTACATCTGGACCACACCGCATCGATCTCGATGTCACCCATGCGCCCAAGGCCATGCCGGCGGGGCTGTGCTCGACCGGCGAACAAAAGGCGCTGCTGATCGGGCTGATCCTGGTTCATGCCCGGCTGGTGGCGCAACGGACCGGAATTGCCCCTATCCTGCTGCTCGACGAAATCGCCGCCCATCTCGACCCGGTGAGACGCCGCGCCCTGTTCGACGCGCTCGATCGGCTGGGCACCCAGTGCTGGATGACCGGAACCGATCCGGTGCTGTTTGCCGATCTGGGCGCGCGGGCCCAGCATTTCACCGTCGCGGGCGGCGCCGTGCGGTCCGCCTCTTGA
- the dnaN gene encoding DNA polymerase III subunit beta produces MKVTLERNHLLKSLGHVHRVVERRNTYPILANVLMSATGDGLDLRATDLDIEVTETVPAMTGTPGTTTVPAHTLYEIVRKLSDGADVVLETDGNDQMLISSGRSRFHLACLNPDGFPDLKSGAFTHTFSIPVETLKDLIERTQFAISNEETRYYLNGIFVHTVDGPDGVVMRAVATDGHRLARVEAAAPQGAAGMPGIIIPRKTVAEVLKLLDGVEETVAVELSDTKIRFTLGGVVLLSKLIEGSFPDYERVTPKNNDKALLVDRDSLARAVDRVSTIASERGGKAVKLSLTPGQLELSVTNPDHGTANEELPVDFEIESFEIGFNARYLLEIISQIRSENAMFLFNDAGSPTLVKEEGDTQALFVLMPMRV; encoded by the coding sequence ATGAAGGTCACGCTCGAGCGCAACCATCTTCTGAAATCGCTGGGGCACGTGCACCGGGTCGTCGAGCGACGCAACACCTATCCCATCCTCGCCAACGTGCTCATGAGCGCGACTGGCGACGGGCTGGACCTGCGGGCCACCGACCTCGACATCGAAGTGACCGAAACCGTTCCGGCCATGACCGGAACGCCGGGAACCACCACGGTGCCGGCCCATACGCTCTATGAAATCGTGCGCAAGCTCTCCGATGGCGCCGACGTGGTGCTCGAGACCGACGGCAACGATCAGATGCTGATCTCGTCGGGCCGGTCGCGCTTTCATCTGGCCTGCCTCAATCCCGACGGCTTCCCTGATCTCAAATCCGGGGCCTTCACCCACACATTCTCCATTCCCGTCGAAACGCTCAAGGACCTGATCGAGCGGACCCAGTTCGCGATCTCCAACGAAGAGACGCGCTACTATCTCAACGGCATTTTCGTTCACACCGTCGATGGCCCCGATGGGGTGGTGATGCGGGCGGTGGCGACCGACGGCCACCGGCTGGCGCGCGTCGAAGCGGCCGCGCCCCAGGGCGCTGCCGGCATGCCGGGCATCATCATCCCGCGCAAGACGGTGGCCGAGGTGCTCAAGCTCCTCGACGGGGTCGAAGAAACGGTCGCGGTCGAGCTGTCCGACACCAAGATCCGCTTTACCCTGGGCGGGGTGGTGCTGCTCTCCAAGCTCATCGAAGGCAGCTTCCCCGATTACGAGCGGGTGACGCCCAAGAACAACGACAAGGCGCTGCTGGTCGACCGCGATTCCCTGGCCCGCGCCGTCGATCGCGTCTCGACCATCGCGTCCGAACGCGGCGGCAAGGCGGTGAAACTTTCCCTCACCCCCGGCCAGCTCGAGCTTTCGGTCACCAATCCCGATCACGGCACGGCCAATGAAGAGCTGCCCGTCGATTTCGAGATCGAGAGTTTCGAGATCGGCTTCAACGCCCGCTATCTGCTTGAAATCATCTCCCAGATCCGCTCGGAAAACGCGATGTTCCTGTTCAACGACGCGGGGTCCCCGACCCTGGTCAAGGAAGAGGGCGACACCCAGGCCCTGTTCGTCCTGATGCCGATGCGGGTGTGA
- a CDS encoding N-acetyltransferase, whose translation MTVRIRPAAQADTPAIVAIVASVLAAGETYAMARDLDEAGVAAYWFDPRHEVFVAEDEGAILGTYYLMANQGGGGAHVANCGYITAGQAQGKGVARAMCRHSLERAAERGFRAMQFNHVVSTNTRAVALWQSLGFEIVGVLPEAFDHPAHGYVDSYVMFRAL comes from the coding sequence ATGACGGTTCGCATCCGCCCCGCCGCCCAGGCCGACACGCCCGCAATTGTTGCGATCGTCGCTTCCGTGCTGGCGGCGGGCGAAACCTATGCCATGGCCCGCGACCTCGATGAGGCTGGCGTTGCCGCCTATTGGTTCGATCCGCGCCATGAAGTCTTTGTCGCCGAAGACGAGGGCGCGATCCTCGGAACCTATTACCTGATGGCCAATCAGGGCGGCGGGGGCGCCCATGTGGCCAATTGCGGCTATATCACCGCCGGGCAGGCGCAAGGGAAGGGTGTCGCGCGCGCCATGTGCCGGCATTCGCTCGAGAGGGCCGCCGAGCGCGGCTTTCGCGCCATGCAGTTCAATCACGTGGTTTCGACCAACACCCGCGCCGTCGCGCTGTGGCAGTCGCTGGGGTTCGAGATCGTCGGCGTGCTGCCGGAAGCCTTCGATCACCCTGCACATGGATATGTCGACAGCTATGTGATGTTCAGGGCGCTGTAG